The following proteins come from a genomic window of Gadus morhua chromosome 11, gadMor3.0, whole genome shotgun sequence:
- the LOC115554610 gene encoding TOX high mobility group box family member 3-like: MMAVLNASDEVEQLVLRNTGLTDDLLWNLVEVLKRSPSEVTLLNLNLNRIGPFGAHVLLDLVRAKPQVQGIHIFGNKLRDYGVQILVNGIVELQEQTASEAVLQDSMLLQSDQLLQSDQDLQYTMPLQSEQHLQQAMLPQSEQLFQSEQHLQHTVPLQSEQHLQQAMALQSENPLQSEQHLQHTVPLQSEQQVNPDLLVSLSATWGSLSIFTLLELDIGGNGLASDGLRLLAAYMRHYSSLQYLGLAQTSGADLAAWKELFDSLKENSSLTHIVLDESSLGDPGVRMLADVLRVSVSLRQVDLDRNGISDVGGNDLMGALLCRTQCPLSHLSLQENDISPGLMRRIQEEVKNT; encoded by the exons ATGATGGCGGTGCTGAACGCGTCGGACGAGGTGGAGCAGCTGGTGCTGAGGAACACGGGCCTGACCGACGACCTGCTGTGGAACCTGGTGGAGGTGCTGAAGAGGAGCCCCTCCGAGGTCACCCTGCTCAACCTCAACCTCAACCGCATCGGCCCGTTCGGAGCCCACGTCCTACTGGACCTGGTCAGAGCCAAGCCCCAGGTCCAAGGGATACA CATATTCGGAAACAAACTGCGCGACTACGGCGTCCAAATCCTGGTGAACGGGATAGTGGAGCTGCAGGAGCAGACGGCCAGCGAAGCAGTCCTCCAAGACAGCATGCTCCTCCAGTCAGACCAGCTCCTCCAGTCAGACCAGGACCTCCAATACACCATGCCCCTGCAGTCAGAGCAGCACCTCCAACAAGCCATGCTCCCTCAATCAGAGCAGCTCTTCCAATCAGAGCAGCACCTCCAACACACCGTGCCCCTTCAGTCAGAGCAGCACCTCCAACAAGCCATGGCCCTTCAGTCAGAGAATCCCCTCCAGTCAGAGCAGCACCTCCAACACACCGTGCCCCTTCAGTCCGAGCAGCAGGTGAACCCGGACCTCCTCGTCAGCCTGAGCGCTACGTGGGGCTCTCTCAGCATCTTCACCCTGCTGGAGCTTGACATCGGTGGGAACGGCCTCGCCAGCGACGGGCTGCGGCTGCTGGCGGCGTACATGAGACACTACTCCTCCCTGCAGTACCTGGGCCTGGCGCAGACCAGCGGGGCTGACCTCGCCGCGTGGAAGGAGCTGTTTGACAGCCTCAAGGAGAACAGCTCGCTCACTCACATCGTCCTGGACGAGAGCAGCCTGGGGGACCCGGGGGTGCGGATGCTGGCCGACGTGCTGCGGGTCAGCGTCAGCCTCCGGCAGGTGGACCTGGACAGGAATGGCATCAGTGACGTGGGAGGGAACGACCTCATGGGGGCGTTGCTCTGCAGGACTCAGTGTCCACTGAGCCATCTGAGCCTTCAGGAGAATGACATCAGCCCGGGACTCATGAGACGCAtacaggaggaggtgaagaataCCTGA